Within the Channa argus isolate prfri chromosome 12, Channa argus male v1.0, whole genome shotgun sequence genome, the region tttacatttaatatgaccatttacaattattttacaaCACATAAGTAATTCTTTCAATGTGATCATATGTTGATACACACGCCGCTGTTTTTGTACTATACTTAGGTCATCAACTCTCTAATACATCGGTagagaaatttaaatattatactACTTTTTATCCCCCAGAAATCCAAAGCTCCCACACTTACTTTACTTATCGTATTTGTTTACAGGCCAGTCTTGCTCTGTCCTCAGATACCTTAAAAGCCTGATTAGGCTTCATGATTTCTAGGACGAGCTTATTAGGCTTCAGTCAGTCCTTTCCGGTGCTTGGATAAGAGAGTAgttgtgtattatgtattattatagattgtattttattctcatGAAGAAGGGTGAAATCggttaaataaatgttctgctgctctctgcatCAAAGGTAATACCTGTTAACCTCTTAGCTGACATCTGTTTTAGCCTGTTTGGCTTATATGATGCTGACTTAGTTGGCTGTTCTTTCAGCActaactgctgtttttccagGGGTAATTACTAGGCCAAATCCTTATTCGATTAGCCCACGCTCCTTTTTTTGGTGATTGgttgagtgtttttgttttcattatttgcaTTGTTTGATTAATAGATACTAAGTGAATTTCTGACTATGTTTTAATAGGCTGGCCCCCTCTGCCATGTCACTTTAGGGTTTTTTCAGGCTGCAcctaatgaatattttttatgtaaattaatgTATCAATGATTATTAGATTAATATGTAGATTGTTTCCCAAAAACAATCTTCAACAAACCGTAGCTTGttagaaagcagaaaacatcaCGATTCCAATGATATATTCCAATTTAAGATTCAAGGACCACAGTAAGAACAGCTTCTCAAATTGTAACAAGAATTCATACTCAGCAAGACAGTAAATCTCAAgttttatgatgtttgcaggGTTACAGAGTTATTGAATCCTCAAGTGCTTTGCACCATTATCCCTGGACAAATCTAAAAAATAGCCAGCATTCTGGATCAAAACAAGCCCACATCTAAGCATCTACGACAATGATCGGGCCTTCAGTGAGCCTATAGTGTGTTAATTACCGTTAAGTAACATAAACTCACAAAAGTATTACATAATTTTATGTATCAAATACTTCAGTCTTAACTGCCAATCTTTACCCCTCAGCATAAAGTGAGTAGCTACAAATACATATAAACAAAttcataaaatcaaaacaaacgtTTGTTTGATTGGAGTAAAAGGGATGTGCAATATAATCAATGATGTAAAGTGTAAGTTTAGTGGTCTAACAAAAAACCAACTTATAGAAGAAATAGTCAAAATTTTTGTTAccctgaaactttttaaaacggCAATTGTCAAACAAGTTAATCCACACTCATTAACATATTCCAGCACAGCACATAAACAATATCCACTTCTTTCTCTCCCATCTTTTCCCATCATCCTTCCGGCTCTAATTCCCCatcattttttcccctctctctctctctattacacacacacactctttcctgtttttctgggTTATTGTGATCCTCAGAGCTGTGCTTTGAATCTGAGCCCAGCAATTAATTCAGCAGAGATATTCgcctttttctttaaacttggGTTTGGGAACTCGCCGGGCCATCCACCTCCACAGTTGCCTGTTGATTCTGTTTTTCCTACTTTTGGCCTGAAGTGCAAAAGCCTGAACTTAGTTGCAACGTCAGGAGTTTATCAGAGGACAACACATATTTTTACCCGCATCttgtgcggtaagcgtattgcgtcacttccggTTTCTGCACACATATGGGTTTCTATCGAAGGGCTGTTTACGGATTAATTGCAGCTGTCATTTTActtaagtgatttcttcacacaataAGTTATACTTGAGTCGTGGCATACGCTTGTTATCACAGAAGCACTTGCTCTTGTAAAATATAACTTACTAAGGTTTACTAATTCCATATTTTACCTATTTTAGCTCTGCTAGCTTAGCGGTTatccgttagcaatggcttctctgtctctctttttgtcaCTCGGTGTGTCTCACCTTCAgttttttctctgcctcctttagtgataatggtatatgtaacaagtgtaaggtttttgcagctttggaggcgaggctccgcaccatggaataTAATCTAGCTAGCCAGACCCCGGTAGCTGATGCCGGCCGACCTAGcgtgggtgacggttcgtaagagatctaatgctaaacagacgccggaggttcaccaccagtcgatTCACgcttctaatcgattttccccactcagcgacgcacccgctgagaaaccaactctggtaattggcagctctatagtcagaaatgtgaagttagagactccagcggccgtagtcaaatgtcttcctggggccagagcgggcgacgttgaatcatatttgaaacttctggctaaagataaacgtaaatacagtatgaTTAGTATTCACACGGTaattaatgacgcccgattacgcaaatcggaggttaCTAAAATGAActttgaatcggtgtgtaactttgctaAAACAAAGTCGGACTCCGTAGtcttctctggacccctgccaaatctgaccagtgacgacatgtacagccgcatgtcgtcattcaaccgctggctgtctaggggGTGCTCAAAAATTGGAAACGTTTTgagggaaaacctaggctgattaggagagatggcatccatcctaatATAGATGGTGCAGCATTCTTATTAAGACATACGGGGgtttttattagacaaccaaaagaatgacaatccagagttgagcctaggatgcagagacccagtctcactgaaacttggttgcagcaggaagaatatgtcagtttaaatgagtcaaccccccaagtcatattaattatcatgttcctagaagcacaggctgaggtggaggagtagcagcaatctttcactcaagcttatcaataaaccctagaccaaAATATacttataactcatttgagagccttactcttagcctttcacacccaaattGGAAAACTCAAAagccactattatttgttatagTGTAAaatcctccagtcccttattcagtgtttttgattgaattttcacattttctatctgatttagtgcttagtacagataaagtcaatatagtgggtgactttaacattcatgtagatgctgacagtaactgcctcagcactgcgtttaattcataattagattcaattgttttttccttaaatgtaaataaacccactcactgttttattcacaccctagaccttgtccttatgTATggaatttaataatttaacaatatttcctcaaaCCACTTCTGTCTGATAATTTTtcaataacatttgaatttacaataatggactatacagcagttagggaaaaattccactatagcagatgcttaagtgaaaaagctgtcaacaaatttaaagaaattattctttcatcatttacttcaccatatgttaatacaatggaaagtagtctccttaaagttactcctgcacaagtagattatcttgttgacaattctgcagcctcactacaaaCAATACTCGACAGTGTTGCCCCTCTgtaaaagaaggcagtaaaccagaagaggcgatctccatggtatagttcgcaaacatgcaacttaaaacaagcagaGGGAAAGTTAGAAAGTTAGAAAGAAAGTGGCGTTACataaatttagaagaatctcatttagcctggaatggtttaaaattgtacaaaaaagctctccttgatgccagaacaacatattctTCATcattaaaagatgaaaacaagaacaacccctggtttctgttcagcactgtagccaggctgactaagagccatagttctgttgagcctactattcccttaactctgagcagcaatgacttcatgactttctttatgaataaaattgtagctattagagaaataattcaccacatcctccccccaaatattacagatagatcttcatgtacaacattgctaAAATCAttgataaggccccaatccctcttacactgctttttacccacagatctcgctgagctaacttgaattattacctcatctaaaccaacaacctgtttGCTAGACCCTATtacaactagactgctcaaggaagctttacccttaatagatacgttcgtataagatatcatcaatctatctttagaaacaggctatgtaccacaggcctataaggtagctgtaattaaaccactacttaaaaaaccctgtcttgacccaggtgttttagccaattacagaccaatatctaatctcccttttagttctaaaatccttgaaaaagtagttaaaaacaattatgtgaccatgtttacaggaataatttgtatgaagactttcagtcaggatttagagttcaccatagtacagaaacagcactggtaaaagtcaccaacgatattctcatggcatcagataatggactagtctctatacttgttctgttggatcttagtgctgcattcgatacaaTTGATcccaacattttattacagagactggaacatgaaattggtattacaggaactgcactaggttggtttaagtTTTTTCTATCAGATATATtctaatttgttcatgttaatgatgaatcctccatgaacacaaaggttagctatggcgTTCCAcgaggctctgtgttaggaccaatactttttactttatatatgtctactttaacattattagaaaacagtccataaatttccattgctatgctgatgatacccagctatatctatctaaggagccagatgaaaaaaaacagtttatcaagcttcaagcatgcctaaaagacataaaggcctggatgtcccacaattttttacttttaaactcagagaaaactgaagtcatagtgaTTGgtcccaaaaatctcagaaatataatgccgaaccatatcgttactctagatggcataagtctgggcTTCAGTAccactgcaaggaaccttggagttatttttgaccaggatttgtcctttacctcacatataaaacaaatctctagaacagccttcttccacctacggaacattgccaaaattggGAGCATCctttctcaaagtgatgctgaaaaactggtccatgcatttgttacctctaggttggactactgtacagcaagagtgctgactggaactagcaagagagatcattattcaccttcactagcttctctccattgggttcccattaaatctagaatagaatttaaacccTTCtgacatataaagctctgaatggtcaggctccatcatatatagaagatctcatagcaccataccatcccagtagaccacttcgctctcagaatgcaggcctacttgtggttcccaggatttccaaaggtagaatgggaggtagagcctttagctatcaagctcctctcttgtggaaccagctcccagttcagattcgggaggcagacaccctctctacttttaagtctaggctcaaaaccttcctctttgataaagcttatacttagttatagttatgctgctacaggcttagactgctgggggacccaccccccaatgcactgagctcctttacTCCTCTTGTCACACTCTCCTCTTACCCCACAATTGTcaatactgtatgtcattaactctgtgtgttttctcctgtagttgtctttctccttctctgtctccctctttctgtccctttctgcaggtgtccccaggctttgaagctgtgtgttctccagtgtgcagctactgatcctaccaacctgcccgatgttttgttgttgcttttgttcctctttttcttttctctctccactttccactcaccctaaccACTCAAGGCATATGGCTGCCCATCCTGAGCCTGgtcctgctggaggtttcttctgttaaagggagtttttcctctccactgttgcctagggcttgctccagggggaattgttgggttctctctatacatctatATAGTCTTgagtttattctgtaaagttgaATGTCGATGTGAATCAACGCTTCTTTCAAGATCCTCAGAGCTGCCACAACATCAGCAGCattatcattaataataaaaagaacatcTTTTAAAGAGGATCCAAATTTCTCTGCAGCCTTCTCCAGTCAGCAATATTCTCAGCAGTGTGGCGCATTGTGCTCAGTGTGTATGATGAGATTTCTGCTTtcactctttttaaaaatagtgatTTCAAAATTCGGGGTTTGAATGCACCTTGCTTGGATATACCCAGCAAGACATACTCACCGTGATACCAAACATCAACAAAATTCAGGTCCCCTCATAAAAAATTCAGGCACAACATGAACTGTTTAAGGCTGTGTAGGCTGCATTCGAATTAATTTAAACTGAATTATgttatttcttatttgttggAACTTATTTTGACTTACTTTGACAGTGTGGATCACTTCCTGGGCTTTTACTATATGACACCTGCACCCTATGCTCTCTCGCATTCATGGTTTATCGCTTtgtcaaacacacatgtaaaactTTGTTTCCTGTTCAGCAGCTTCTCACTCGTTGACATTAAAGATCTTAAGAGAAttgaaaatgtttcttcttctgaGTTGCTGGATTATTTCAGGTAAGATAAAGTTGattttgtttcaaatgtcaGAATTGCCCGTTTTGTTCTGTAAATATTCACAAGGTTTTTATATAAGGTTTAAGAAACGGCCTTTTAACAATAAGTTTAATGCAGTGAAGTCTTACGTTCAATCTGCAATAGTTTATTAATTGAATATATGAAGTCTTTTAAATTGGGactttttttgaaaatacaatCTACTCACATAAGCTAAAAGAATTtatgctgcatttttaaaaatagcttttgttttttgttttgttaattatgCTGAAAATCCTGTTTTGTTGACCTAGCAAACTGTCAGGAAACGGATTGAATTTTATATTATGCTTCATTCACAGTTATTTcaatataacatttatattaaaggTAAGAGTTGTAAATTGGATTAAAGTATTTTAagaccttttcttttcttgtgatGTTTCTTACCAGGAATCATGGCCGAGGATCCCTCGGTGACACATTACCAACTGAGAAACAGCTCAGTATGTCTACATGTTAGAAGACCACCACCATATAATGAACTGAAATGGAGTTTCGCTGAAAAAATTATTGCTACTTCTACAAGCAGGAACCCTGCCTATGCAGATAAAGTGGATTATAAGCCTGAAAACCACTCTTTGTGTATCAAAGAGCTGACTGACAAAGACAATGGCGTCTATGAATTCTCATTCCACGACTCTAGCTTTCATTTATTTACCGAGAAACACAACATCATTGTTGAAGGTAAGTTCAGTGTACTTCTTTGACTTTACACAGTAGTGCTAAACattcacaagcaaacatactCACCATGATTCTTAAAAACACTTCggtctgctgttttatttttacctggTTGCCAACAAAGGGGGTCAATAAATCCTTTAATGCCTCATTCATTAATCTGTGTGGTGGCGGTGTTGCAGACCATGTACCTACACCTGTCATCAAGATGTCAGTGCTGCGCTCCAACCTTTCGGCTAGATCCTGTAATATCTCAGTCAACTGCTC harbors:
- the si:ch1073-220m6.1 gene encoding uncharacterized protein si:ch1073-220m6.1 isoform X1, which encodes MCNIINDVKCKFSGLTKNQLIEEIVKIFVTLKLFKTAIVKQVNPHSLTYSSTAHKQYPLLSLPSFPIILPALIPHHFFPSLSLYYTHTLFPVFLGYCDPQSCALNLSPAINSAEIFAFFFKLGFGNSPGHPPPQLPVDSVFPTFGLKCKSLNLVATSGVYQRTTHIFTRILCASHSLTLKILRELKMFLLLSCWIISGIMAEDPSVTHYQLRNSSVCLHVRRPPPYNELKWSFAEKIIATSTSRNPAYADKVDYKPENHSLCIKELTDKDNGVYEFSFHDSSFHLFTEKHNIIVEDHVPTPVIKMSVLRSNLSARSCNISVNCSIQEGWLSSVCDEDSCITSLKSLKKVNITISTDNRTVVCSGSNHVSESNVSESKDTTCFTITNPAYPEELPEHLVIGQTSTSHLIQNQQLEAQSQPEPRVSTSSFNRAEAAYENVDAIHPNQTSSTRGQLGSASSQKVDTVYSILQRPKVTPALVTADSSNNTKRHHNTEQSSASYSANPLTAKQAMQIDTVYSLLQRPKKSEATAPPIGQ